The sequence TAAATCAGAATACATAGCAACAGCAGTAAACTAAAAGGAATATCCGACATGATTTCCATTTTAAAATTCAATGTCCATGGATTATAAACTACCACGAGTACTAGTAAAGTAGCAATCAATGCAGAAAAATGTTTACATAAAAAGTGGAACATCAACAAGGCAAACGCAAAAAGAAATACCGTAATGTATACATCGAAACAAGCAATGTTATTTCCAAAAACAGCATAAACAGGTGCTAAAAGCAAAGGAAAACCTACCGGAAGAGAAGGCGGTCCGAGCAAAGGATAGTGGGGATTATAAATGTAGCCAGTTTGGATTTGAGAAATACCTTGCGCAATATTTTTTGCCTGATGAATGTATTGTGCAAAATCATCGCCCCAATCGTGAGAAGATTTAATATTGATGAAAAACAAGGGCAAACAAAGCAAGGCTACGATGAGGTATTTTATCCATTTTTTGTTCATCCGAAAAATTATTTTTTCAAGAGATTATATTTTTTATTTACGCTTCGAAAAATTATTTTTTTGAAGCGTAAAATTTACTCCATTATTTGCTCCAATACGTGATGCGATTTTATTTCTCGCATCGAATCTAAATGAAGGCGAAAATACAAAATGATTTTTTCGAGTAATTTTCGGCGCGTTTCATTGCTCATTTTCACCGTATGAAATTCGTTTATTTTTAAACTTAAAAAAGCCCCAAGCGCTTCCGCTAATGGGGACAAAATAAAATTTTCATGACGAGGTTTTATTCCTGTAAAAGAGCCTTCTTTGAGGTCGAAAAAATAATTTTCAGAAGTATAATTTCCTTGCGGATAAAATCCCAAATATTTACTAAATTGAATCATAAAAAGCAAATGAAAATTAGAGCTGTTTTCAATAGTCCGATCTAAGGTTTCAATCGAATGAGCAAGAAAAAAAAATAAATTTTCATTTGGCTCTTCTTCGTGTATGGAACGATAAATAATTTCATTCATAAACAAAGCGATGGACATTTTCATTACATCAAAGGGAATGGTTTGGAAAGGCTTTGCATTACGGATTTCGACAATTTTTTGAAGATTGTTTTTTTCCTTGTAATCACACACCAATTCTACCTGAGCAAGTGCTTGCAAAAAAGATTTTTTCTTGTCTTTTTTGGATCGTACTCTATTAATCATGAAGGAAGAAAGTCCGAATTGGAGGGTATATATTTTTGCGATAATACTGTTTTCAGAATAATCAATCGTTTGTAAAACGATGCCTGGCGTGGTATAGAGCATTTAAAATCAATTCATAAATAAAATTTTTGTAACAAATGTTTTGCTACCATCACTGTTAGAGCAAAACACCAAATATACGCCACTTTGCACGCGTGCGCCACTAAAATTTGTTCCTTGCCAAATGGCTTGCCCACCCAAAGCAATTGTTTTATAAACCAATGTTCCGTTAATATCAGTGATGCGCACATCTGCATTTTGCACCAATCCTTTAATGGCAACTGGACCAGTAAAACCGTGTGGAACGGGATTGGGATACGCATATACATTACCGAAATCTGTACCGCCTTGTGTAGCTGTACTTTTGTAGGAAACGATGCCTAAATCGGTACCAAAAAA comes from Bacteroidia bacterium and encodes:
- the recO gene encoding DNA repair protein RecO, translated to MLYTTPGIVLQTIDYSENSIIAKIYTLQFGLSSFMINRVRSKKDKKKSFLQALAQVELVCDYKEKNNLQKIVEIRNAKPFQTIPFDVMKMSIALFMNEIIYRSIHEEEPNENLFFFLAHSIETLDRTIENSSNFHLLFMIQFSKYLGFYPQGNYTSENYFFDLKEGSFTGIKPRHENFILSPLAEALGAFLSLKINEFHTVKMSNETRRKLLEKIILYFRLHLDSMREIKSHHVLEQIME